A window from Melopsittacus undulatus isolate bMelUnd1 chromosome Z, bMelUnd1.mat.Z, whole genome shotgun sequence encodes these proteins:
- the CRHBP gene encoding corticotropin-releasing factor-binding protein: protein MPSAFQFQCHFILIFLAASKGETRYLEVRDAGEDEPFLLLSEDLKRELSAGQVYRRSLRCIDMLSIEGQFTFTADELQLHCATFFIGEPEELIMIDYDFVNIDCKGGDFLKVFDGWILKGEKFPSSLDHPLPTSERYIDFCESGSIQKSIRSSQNVAMIFFRIHQPGNGFTITVKKNTNLFPCNVISQTPSGRFTMVIPHQHRNCSFSIIYPVVIKISDLMLGHLNGLFLKKPSAGCAGVGDFVELLGGTGLDPSKMFTLADLCHSFHGSAQMKIGCDNTVLRMVSSGKHINRVTFEYQQINLQETENRKENSIEEFCFPSI, encoded by the exons ATGCCGTCTGCGTTCCAGTTTCAGTGCCACTTCATTCTCATCTTCCTGGCAGCCTCCAAGGGGGAAACCAGATACCTAGAG GtgagggatgctggtgaagatgagcccttcctgctcctcagtgAAGATCTGAAGCGAGAGCTGTCTGCAGGGCAGGTCTACCGGCGGTCGCTCC ggtGCATTGACATGCTGAGTATAGAGGGGCAGTTCACCTTCACCGCAGATGAACTGCAGCTGCACTGTGCAACCTTCTTCATCGGGGAGCCCGAGGAGCTCATCATGATCGACTATGACTTTGTAAACATCGACTGCAAAGGGGGCGATTTCCTGAAG GTATTTGATGGCTGGATACTCAAAGGAGAGAAATTTCCCAGTTCCTTGGACCATCCTCTTCCTACTTCTGAAAGATACATAGACTTTTGTGAAAGTGGCAGTATTCAGAAGAGCATCAGGTCATCACAGAACGTGGCAATGATCTTCTTCAGGATCCACCAGCCAGGCAATGGATTTACCATCACTGTCAAGAAAAACACCAACCTCTTTC CTTGCAATGTCATCTCTCAGACTCCCTCAGGAAGGTTTACCATGGTCATTCCTCATCAGCACAGGAACTGCAGCTTCTCCATAATATACCCAGTTGTGATAAAAATATCTGATCTTATGCTGGGGCATTTAAATGGCCTCTTTTTGAAG AAACCATCAGCAGGATGTGCAGGAGTGGGAGATTTTGTAGAGCTGCTAGGAGGAACTGGCTTAGACCCATCCAAGATGTTTACACTTGCTGATCTCTGTCACTCTTTTCATGGGTCTG CACAAATGAAAATTGGCTGTGACAATACTGTGCTGAGAATGGTGTCCAGTGGCAAACATATCAACCGTGTGACATTTGAGTATCAACAAATCAAcctgcaggaaacagaaaacagaaaggagaacaGCATTGAGGAATTCTGCTTTCCTAGTATCTGA